The region ATAAAAGACCGATGAAAGGGGGTATTTACGCCATAGATATTCTTGAGGGTGACAAGCTTATCGAAGCCAGGCTGACAGACGGCTCGAACGACGTAATACTCGGTTCGTCAAAAGGAAAGGCGATAAGATTCTCGGAAACGGACGCCCGTCCGATGGGCAGAAAAACAAGAGGCGTCCGGGGAATGAAATTGGAAAAAGATGAAGATATAGTTATCGGCATGATCGTTATTAAACGTTCCGGCACCGTTCTGGCGGTGAGCGAAAACGGCTATGGGAAGCGTACCGGGATCGATGCTTATCCGATCAGGAAGCGCGGCGGTAAGGGGGTCTTGACCATCAGGACGACCGAAAAGATAGGTAAAATGCTTTCGATAAAGGAAGTGGTGGATTCAGACGATCTGATGATTATTACCGAGAACGGAATAATGATCCGGCAGCCGGTGGCAACTATACGAACAATAGGCAGGGCGACTCAGGGAGTCAGGCTTATAAGGCTTGACAAGGGAGATTCTATCGCGTCGGTGACACGTGTGATGGAAAAGGTGAATGATAACGAAAATGAAGAAAATGAAGAAAAAGAGGAAGAATCGAACACAGAGCCGTCTGACGAAACTTCCAAGTCTTGATACAACTCAAATCCTAACGATAACTTACGCTTGATTCCTTCGGATGAACAAACGTCCAAACTATATGACAGGTGGGTTGAGTTCATGGTCGGTACCCACGGCGCTTTCGAGGATGATCCGCGAAACCGGTTTATCTTTGAAGAAATATTAGCGTTTTCCAATTCAATTCAAGACGGCTCTACCATAATAGATATAGGCGCCGGTCAGTGTGAGCTGGCAATGTTCTTTGAAAATTCTAATTATGTTGGACTTGACCTTGGTATAGGCGATGAGAATTGGGATTTTTCTAATATATCCGTTCGTGGGGACGTTCAAAATTTACCGCTAAAAGACTCTGTTGCCGATGCGGCATTGAACGTGTGGGTGATGGAGCATATACCCGACCCGCCGCTTGTGATGCACGAGATGTTCAGGGTATTGAAGCCCGGAGGCAAGGTTTTTCTCGTTGCTCCGTTTTCACTACACGAACATCAGCAGCCTTTTGATTTTTACAGATATACCCGGTTTGGGATAAAGCATTTATTTGAGTCTTCCGGTTTTTCAAGCATAAGAGTCTATTCTGATTCTTCTCAGGAATTTGCCATGGGTCATGAATCCTACAAGTGGCTGTTAGCGCTCTCAGAAAGGCTCACAATGCAGGAAGAACAAAGAGAACACCTGAATCGGGCGCTTGAGACAACCCGCGCTCTAATGCTTGCGACGGCTAAACAATTCCCCGCTAAGACGGGAGATTTCGCACTCAACTGGATTTGTGTTGCCGAAAAATGATCTACAGGAAAAAAGAGGCTACAGGTCTAATTCTCTTATCACCGCTATAGTCGGCTTGGAATTATTAAGCGTGTAAAAGTGAATACCGGGAACCCCGGATTCAAGCAATTCAGCGCATTGAGCCGTTGCCTGCTCAATGCCAAGTGCTGTCGATTTATCTTTATCGCTGCCGGCTTCTAACATTTTAGATTGAAGTTCCCCGGGTATTTTTGTGTGGTT is a window of Candidatus Neomarinimicrobiota bacterium DNA encoding:
- a CDS encoding class I SAM-dependent methyltransferase, giving the protein MIPSDEQTSKLYDRWVEFMVGTHGAFEDDPRNRFIFEEILAFSNSIQDGSTIIDIGAGQCELAMFFENSNYVGLDLGIGDENWDFSNISVRGDVQNLPLKDSVADAALNVWVMEHIPDPPLVMHEMFRVLKPGGKVFLVAPFSLHEHQQPFDFYRYTRFGIKHLFESSGFSSIRVYSDSSQEFAMGHESYKWLLALSERLTMQEEQREHLNRALETTRALMLATAKQFPAKTGDFALNWICVAEK